In Mixophyes fleayi isolate aMixFle1 chromosome 4, aMixFle1.hap1, whole genome shotgun sequence, the following proteins share a genomic window:
- the ETNK1 gene encoding ethanolamine kinase 1, translating into MANYIHVPPGSPEVPRVEITVLETGYREGAMRLLRELRPDWKMEEVTTQLFTDGITNKLIGCYVGDTMDDVVLVRIYGNKTELLVDRDEELKSFRVLQAHGCAPKLYCTFNNGLCYEFMQGAALDPEHVCNPTIFRLIARQLAKIHAIHAHNGWIPKSNLWYKMKKYFALIPREFPDQPTHDRFIREVPSPQVLEQEMAWMKNVLSSMGSPVVLCHNDLLCKNIIYNENKGHVQFIDYEYSGYNYQAYDIGNHFNEFAGVNEVDYSLYPERALQLQWLRAYLEAYKEYKGFTADVSEEEVEVLYVQVNQFALASHFFWGLWALIQAKYSKIDFDFLGYAAVRLNQYFKIKPEVMALTLPE; encoded by the exons ATGGCCAATTACATCCACGTCCCGCCCGGATCCCCCGAGGTGCCCCGGGTGGAGATCACCGTGCTGGAGACCGGCTACCGGGAAGGGGCCATGAGGCTGCTGCGGGAGCTGCGGCCGGACTGGAAGATGGAGGAGGTCACCACCCAG CTCTTTACAGACGGTATAACCAATaagctgattggctgctatgtcGGGGACACAATGGATGACGTGGTGCTGGTCAGAATCTACGGCAATAAGACCGAGCTCCTTGTTGATCGGGATGAAGAGTTGAAGAGTTTCCGGGTTCTTCAGGCTCACGGCTGCGCCCCCAAACTCTACTGTACCTTTAACAATGGCCTGTGCTATGAGTTCATGCAGGGAGCAGCCCTGGATCCCGAGCACGTCTGTAACCCCACCATATTCAG ACTTATAGCGAGACAACTTGCCAAGATCCACGCAATCCACGCTCACAACGGCTGGATCCCCAAATCCAACCTGTGGTATAAGATGAAGAAGTATTTCGCCCTCATTCCCAGAGAGTTCCCGGACCAGCCAACCCACGACAG GTTTATCCGTGAAGTTCCGAGTCCGCAGGTTCTGGAGCAGGAGATGGCCTGGATGAAGAATGTGCTGTCCAGCATGGGCTCTCCGGTGGTTCTGTGTCACAATGACCTGTTGTGTAAGAATATCATCTATAATGAAAACAAAG GTCATGTGCAGTTCATTGACTACGAATACTCTGGGTATAATTACCAGGCGTACGATATCGGCAATCACTTCAATGAGTTTGCAG GTGTGAATGAGGTGGATTACAGCCTGtatccagagagggcgctgcagTTGCAGTGGCTCCGAGCGTACCTAGAGGCGTATAAGGAGTACAAAGGGTTTACTGCTGACGTCTCGGAGGAGGAAGTGGAAGTTCTCTATGTGCAGGTTAATCAgtttgctctg GCTTCTCACTTCTTTTGGGGACTCTGGGCGTTGATTCAagcaaaatattccaaaattgACTTTGACTTTTTGGG ATACGCAGCTGTGCGGCTCAACCAGTACTTTAAAATAAAGCCGGAAGTAATGGCGCTGACTCTTCCTGAATAA